NNNNNNNNNNNNNNNNNNNNNNNNNNNNNNNNNNNNNNNNNNNNNNNNNNNNNNNNNNNNNNNNNNNNNNNNNNNNNNNNNNNNNNNNNNNNNNNNNNNNNNNNNNNNNNNNNNNNNNNNNNNNNNNNNNNNNNNNNNNNNNNNNNNNNNNNNNNNNNNNNNNNNNNNNNNNNNNNNNNNNNNNNNNNNNNNNNNNNNNNNNNNNNNNNNNNNNNNNNNNNNNNNNNNNNNNNNNNNNNNNNNNNNNNNNNNNNNNNNNNNNNNNNNNNNNNNNNNNNNNNNNNNNNNNNNNNNNNNNNNNNNNNNNNNNNNNNNNNNNNNNNNNNNNNNNNNNNNNNNNNNNNNNNNNNNNNNNNNNNNNNNNNNNNNNNNNNNNNNNNNNNNNNNNNNNNNNNNNNNNNNNNNNNNNNNNNNNNNNNNNNNNNNNNNNNNNNNNNNNNNNNNNNNNNNNNNNNNNNNNNNNNNNNNNNNNNNNNNNNNNNNNNNNNNNNNNNNNNNNNNNNNNNNNNNNNNNNNNNNNNNNNNNNNNNNNNNNNNNNNNNNNNNNNNNNNNNNNNNNNNNNNNNNNNNNNNNNNNNNNNNNNNNNNNNNNNNNNNNNNNNNNNNNNNNNNNNNNNNNNNNNNNNNNNNNNNNNNNNNNNNNNNNNNNNNNNNNNNNNNNNNNNNNNNNNNNNNNNNNNNNNNNNNNNNNNNNNNNNNNNNNNNNNNNNNNNNNNNNNNNNNNNNNNNNNNNNNNNNNNNNNNNNNNNNNNNNNNNNNNNNNNNNNNNNNNNNNNNNNNNNNNNNNNNNNNNNNNNNNNNNNNNNNNNNNNNNNNNNNNNNNNNACATTTATAATTACTAAATATTTTTAAAGAATAAAATTACACCAATATGAAATGTATATAGTAGTGTTTCACATAAGTAAAATATTGTAACTAATGGAAACATGGATCTATGTTTCTTGAAAAATTTCATGGTCTAAAATAGTGATGAATTCGCAAAACCAAAGATCATTTGTAGATAAAGCATATACGCTTTTTTGCAAAGAATTGTATAAGAATTTGGTCTAGTCTTGTCTAATAGATCTTTATGATTAAGTACTACATAAATTTTTAACAAGCAAGCAAGAAGAAGAAGAAGAAGCAAAAACGTGAACAAGGATGACTGTGGATATATAACTTGAAACGTCGTTTGAGATAAATACCAAGAACATAGACAATCATGAAATTTTGTCTCTTTGTTCGTTGATCCCTCTGAGTTTATGTTTATCTGAGTTCTTACTGGTTATACTTGAATAAAGGCTTATGAACTATTGAAATATTATGATTTTTTTCATATAGAGTATTGGCCCATCAAGCATAAGCATATTGTTCCTTTGATCACGTAAATGTCCATCTGATCAGTCTCCTCATGAGAATCTATATTTTGATCCTATGAATGCAAAGATTATTTCATTCTGTAAGTGGATTATTACAAAAGAAGAGATGATATAAACCTTGAAAAACAGAGAAGTTATATGTTTTGTGGAAAACATTGTAAAAGAGTTTTAGATAATTAACTCACAACCCGTTATCAGGAATTTTCATATTAGGTCCTAACTAGGATCATAAAAATGAGATGAACGTTTTTATTTCACGAAAAATGAAAATTACCTATTCTTTTTCCCTATATCATTCTCTCACTTTTGATTTGTTTTCATAAATTTAATTGAATTTCAAATCACTTAATTTATTTGAGTTACAAAGAAAGAAATATATGATTTTGTTTAACAAGATTTATGTGCAATTATGTTTTATATTTGATAAAATAAAAAACTATGCTAAGCAAACACAAGTTAGAACAACCAAGATATCGCACTAAAGTTTTCTTATACCTCATTAGAGTTAGGAAAACGAATAAGCTGATGAATTTTTATTTTATTTTATATAGTTAGAATAATATAACAAACCATTATTTCATGATACATCATATAATATAACAAAAGATTCAATCAAGATAACTAAATCGCGTGGTCGTGAGATGAAGAAGGACTTTCAACTTCAGCTGAACATCTGTTCCAAACCTCATTAGTTTTGAAAAAAACTTGAGAAGCAAAGCGTTTGAGTTGATACAATCGAAACATGAACTTTCTAATCTCCATGTAGCATTCTTTTCCAGCTCTTACTACCATCAAACAACACTCTCTTGAAACAGGTTTGTTCGTAAGAATCTCTCTAAGAACATCTTCATTACATTCCGAAATACCACTGGGCCCCATTTTATCAGCGCAGGTTCCGAGATACGTTTTGTATTTTGGTGGGAGGTTCTCTAACATATAAATATTGTACTCCTGCGAAGCCGGCGATAATGCATCCAATGTATCAAACTCACCGGGATTGACTAGTGGTTTATCGTCAACATCTTCTTGGCCCAAACATGGATACGCACATGACACTAAAATGTTGATTATGAAAAATGCCATAAAAATTGTCTTAGTGTCCATTTTGTATGATTAATTTTGTACTTATTCTTTGATTTTTTTTTCTCCTCTTACGATGATATCTAAATGTATATATATAGTAATCAAATGGTTTTGAATGTTATTGTTGGTGAGTGTATTAATTAATAAAATAACATTTTTAGTTTTTCGAAATATCATATTTCCTTTATAACTTTAGTTAACTCTAAGATTAACATTTTTAAATTGATTTCTATGTTTCAGGCATTGATAGTTAATCATTATGTTTCATGTGTCTTTAAATTTTTTGCATAACGACATTTATAATTACTAAATATTTTTTAAAAATAAAATTACACCAATTTGAAACGTATAAAGTAGTGTTTCACTTAAGTAAAAGATTGTAATTAAATGGAAACTCGGATCTATGTTTCTTGAAAAAATTCATGGTCTAAAATAGTGATGAATTCGCAAAACCAAAGATCATTTGTAGATGAAGCATATACGTTTTTTTTTGCAAAGAATTGTATAAGAGTTTTGTCTAGTCTTGTCTAATAGATATTTATGATTAAGTACTACATAAATATTTAACAAGCAAGCAAGAAGAAGAAGAATAAGCTATTACATGAAGAAGGATGACTGTGGATATATAACTTGAAACGACGTTTGAGATAAATACCAAAAACATAGACAATCATGAAATTTTGTCTTTTGGTTCGTTGATCCCTCTGAGTTTATGTTTATCTGAGTTCTTACTGGTTATACTTGAATAAAAGGTTTTGAACTGTTAAATATGTTGCTTTTTTGATATAGAGTATTGGCTAAAATTCGTCAAAATATTAATAGTGATTAAATTTTAAATCTAAATATTATACTATCACACAATATATATATATATATATATAACATTCACACATCAATTGTAAAAAATTTCTGATTATAAAGCAAAAATTAGATATTATGCAGAGGGGGTCCTTATGCAGATAGTTCAATTGTTTATGTTATTCAAATTAAATATATGTAAAATGTATTATAAAATATTATAATGTATTAATAGTTTATATGCATCAAGCAATTTATATAATATTTTAAAAATACAAGTTAATATTTTTCAAAAATTATGAATATGTTTATAAACATAATTATTATATTTATAAATACAAATAACTAAATAGTTAATAAAAGGGTATATTATAAATAAACATAAAAAATAAAATCAACAAATCATATTTTAGATAAAAAATTATATAAATCAATTAAATAATTAGTTTAAAAGTTATTATAAGATAAAAAGACAAAAATAGCACTAAATCAAGTTTTTGTTCCCAAACTAGCACTCAAGGTCAAAAGTCATAAAAAATAGCACATAATGTTTATCAAAAGTCACAAACTTAGGGTTTAGAGTTAAAGGGTGGGGTTTAGGATTTAGGGTTTAGGGTTTAGAGTTGAAAAATAAGGTTTTGGGGATAAGATTTCAAATTTTGAAAAATAAAAAAAAATTAAAATTTTCAAAGGATAAACTTAGAAAGGTGCTATTTTGGTCATTTTAGTTTTTGAATGCTATTTTTGTGATATAAACTTAGAAAGATGCTATTTTGGAGATTTGCCTTATTATAAAACTACGCGCGAATAAAATCTTGTAATTACCAAAACTGGACTGGATTTAACTACTTTCCAAATGATGTAAGGGCTTAGTTGAGTTTTTAAATCTAAGCTCGATTTAGGAAAATTATCGATCCTAACAAATTAATACATTAACAAACGTAATCCAGTAAATATACGAAAATATTCATCTATCTTCTTAAATTTTGAAATCTTTCCTCAAATCGTATAATAAAGGCCTGATGACGTGACAGCACACGCATCTTGATTATTAACCGTCCGATTGTAACTATTACCATCGATACATCCAAAGCTCAAACGGAGAAAGCGTTTAGGGTACGGGTAGGGTACATGATATAAACATATTGTGACACCCGCCACTTTCGAAATATAATAAATTGATAAAAACAGAAATAAAATAATAACAGTTTCACATTTGATTGCTACATTTTACCGATGAAAAAAAAACATTATTCATATTGAATATTGTGACACCCCGATTTACATAATAAATTGATAAAAGTGGAAATAAATAATAATACAACTCAAATAATAATAATTTCATATCATAATATAAAAGTCAATACGGTATCAAAAGGCCTAAAAGCCCAACATCAATAACATCCGAAATATAAAATACGACATAAACCGAAAATCTGAAATAGGAATAACATAAACGATAAAAGTCCAAAGGCCTAAAGGCCCGATAAAGATAAAAGCGGTAAAAGCGATAGAAGCCCAAAAGCCCAATAGCACCGGTCCGATAATCACTCCTGCTCGTCGGTCTCACCTAGAAGGGGGAGAAAGAAGGAGGGGTGAACGACAGGGGAATCGCTCAATGAGTTATGGGATGCCACCCCGAAGTCCATGGACCCGGACATAGCACTCCGAATAAATATAATTTAATTCTAATNNNNNNNNNNNNNNNNNNNNNNNNNNNNNNNNNNNNNNNNNNNNNNNNNNNNNNNNNNNNNNNNNNNNNNNNNNNNNNNNNNNNNNNNNNNNNNNNNNNNNNNNNNNNNNNNNNNNNNNNNNNNNNNNNNNNNNNNNNNNNNNNNNNNNNNNNNNNNNNNNNNNNNNNNNNNNNNNNNNNNNNNNNNNNNNNNNNNNNNNNNNNNNNNNNNNNNNNNNNNNNNNNNNNNNNNNNNNNNNNNNNNNNNNNNNNNNNNNNNNNNNNNNNNNNNNNNNNNNNNNNNNNNNNNNNNNNNNNNNNNNNNNNNNNNNNNNNNNNNNNNNNNNNNNNNNNNNNNNNNNNNNNNNNNNNNNNNNNNNNNNNNNNNNNNNNNNNNNNNNNNNNNNNNNNNNNNNNNNNNNNNNNNNNNNNNNNNNNNNNNNNNNNNNNNNNNNNNNNNNNNNNNNNNNNNNNNNNNNNNNNNNNNNNNNNNNNNNNNNNNNNNNNNNNNNNNNNNNNNNNNNNNNNNNNNNNNNNNNNNNNNNNNNNNNNNNNNNNNNNNNNNNNNNNNNNNNNNNNNNNNNNNNNNNNNNNNNNNNNNNNNNNNNNNNNNNNNNNNNNNNNNNNNNNNNNNNNNNNNNNNNNNNNNNNNNNNNNNNNNNNNNNNNNNNNNNNNNNNNNNNNNNNNNNNNNNNNNNNNNNNNNNNNNNNNNNNNNNNNNNNNNNNNNNNNNNNNNNNNNNNNNNNNNNNNNNNNNNNNNNNNNNNNNNNNNNNNNNNNNNNNNNNNNNNNNNNNNNNNNNNNNNNNNNNNNNNNNNNNNNNNNNNNNNNNNNNNNNNNNNNNNNNNNNNNNNNNNNNNNNNNNNNNNNNNNNNNNNNNNNNNNNNNNNNNNNNNNNNNNNNNNNNNNNNNNNNNNNNNNNNNNNNNNNNNNNNNNNNNNNNNNNNNNNNNNNNNNNNNNNNNNNNNNNNNNNNNNNNNNNNNNNNNCGTGATCACGGCGCACGGTTGCTCCGGCGACGAGCTCAGGTGAGCTTTCTCCTTTCTTCTCCTTCTTCTCTCTCTCTTTCTCTTTCTCTTTATCAAACTTTAAAGAAGTTGGAGATGGTGGAGAAGAAGGTGGAAGTGGTGGGGTTGGAGAAAGAAGTGGAGATGGTGGGAGTGGTGGAAGTGGTGGGTCATTACACATACACACTCGAGAACGATAACAAGAAAAAGATTCTCTCTCTCGCAACAAGAAGAAGCTCAATGGCTCCGACGATAAGAACCGTCGCAACTTACAACACTCACCAAGAACACACCGTCGATTTCTTCGGAAACGAGTTCACCGTCACCGTGACTCGCTCTACCTCCGTCATCACCCGATGGATCAACAACGTCCAATACTACAACCACTACTCCTCCTCTCACCCTCTCGTCGTCGGAGTCGGCGTTCAGTGGACACCCGCTGGTTACCACCCAATTTATCTATGTGATAACTGCTACTACGCCGATCCTTCACTGGGAAGTTACTACAACGCAGATCCGGAGGCAGACACTCTCCAGCTATGCGTGGGCACACGGTGCCTCGTCATCCAGCTGTCTCACTGCGACGATGTCCCCGACGAGCTACGCAGTTTCCTGACGGATCCGCGGACGGTTTACGTCGGTTTCTGGAACGGCCAAGACGCGGGGAAGCTGGCGAGGTCGAGACATGGGCTTGAGATCGGGGAGCTTCTTGATTTGAGGAACTATGTTCAAGATTCGGGAGGGTTTGGGATGAGTCGTTGTTCGTTCGAGGAGATGGTTGAGGAGTGTATGGGTTATCAAGGAGTGAGGCTTGATCGTGGGATAAGTATGAGTGATTGGAGTGCGTATGAGCTTGACCATGAGCAGATTCTTCAGGCTTCGGTGGATGCTTATGTTTGCTTTGAGCTTGGTGTCTGGGTTCGTCTATGGGAGTACTGAATAAAGATTCATTCAACGAATCTTTCTCTTGTTACTTATTAGGAAGAAAAAAAACTGTTATTGATTCGTAGTATGAGTTAAACTATCACTAGATGTTTATGCTTGGTCCTGTTTTGGTTTTGTCTATGGTTTCATATTACAATGTTTGCAATGATCCTTGTGGATGCTAACGCAATGTGATTTAAAGATTGTTTTAAAAATGGTTTTGTCAACTAACTTCACTTAGATAGAATGTTTTAATATCATTAACGAAGAAATCGTTTTTGAGTATTATAATCTCGTTTTAGTTTCTTACAACTAAAATCTGATTACCTAACCAAACAGACTTGAGCATAACGATATTTCTTTTCTTATGAAAATCATGTTATACGAATATTAATTTAATATATAGTGGTGTATTCGTCCATGACTATACTTATTTGCCATATATTAGCTTTCAACTCCGTTAGGTAAGACGGTAAGAGTAATAGTAGATAATATGCAATATGAAACCAAACTGTATACTGAATCACTGATACAACACTGAAAACACTTCAAGAACACATGGAAAACAAAAACTTGCGAAACCTTTTGAAAATCTCAGCGGACATATAACTCCAAGTTAAGCCACATATCTAAGTTGAAAAGATTTTGGTTTAGGTGGTAAGCTCCATGATAGCAGTGA
This sequence is a window from Brassica oleracea var. oleracea cultivar TO1000 chromosome C1, BOL, whole genome shotgun sequence. Protein-coding genes within it:
- the LOC106294758 gene encoding uncharacterized protein LOC106294758, which codes for MVGVVEVVGHYTYTLENDNKKKILSLATRRSSMAPTIRTVATYNTHQEHTVDFFGNEFTVTVTRSTSVITRWINNVQYYNHYSSSHPLVVGVGVQWTPAGYHPIYLCDNCYYADPSLGSYYNADPEADTLQLCVGTRCLVIQLSHCDDVPDELRSFLTDPRTVYVGFWNGQDAGKLARSRHGLEIGELLDLRNYVQDSGGFGMSRCSFEEMVEECMGYQGVRLDRGISMSDWSAYELDHEQILQASVDAYVCFELGVWVRLWEY